In Chitinivorax tropicus, the following proteins share a genomic window:
- a CDS encoding type IV pilus assembly protein FimV, whose protein sequence is MQRQIETIVSAALHSRQVRHVRQKPAWAGLLAASCLLSQLAHAVILEDIRVKSHLGQPFRAQIAFQAESDDQVDSSCVRVLPIEQSTASLPFSNTRIQVESRGNGQGRIRLSTLQGITEPVLRFAVQLNCGGGQLTREYTVLIDPAELAQLVDEPDETPAPINTNRETVVRQPGVSAKPAKQRPPMPPRQAAAQTAQLRIAQTEVPTLQMDSAPMTQGFQLRISETLDPQFLNRPPLSEAERKRRQVLLQTMAADDATADMLRLNNQITSLEKQLSALRQQLDTGNAKSAPSTVSRHPSAPQLAHDSPHNHWPVWVDYLLWMLLLGGMGGVAYLVYLYRARHLADRDLATNVDATDQAPPSQASDDLAQRAAEKAATAHAEGRDVNIEHDDIIIVNDHERWLIEEAQIFLKQGWHDQAISLLAEEVQRNPYQLDIWLMLFEIFQRDNDRAKFAEYAERFETLVKGLPIWRTICDMGRAIDPENPLYLQIG, encoded by the coding sequence TTGCAACGACAGATTGAAACGATTGTGTCGGCTGCCCTACACAGCCGACAGGTTCGTCATGTCCGGCAAAAGCCCGCCTGGGCCGGTCTGCTGGCTGCAAGTTGCCTGCTTTCACAATTGGCCCATGCGGTCATTCTGGAGGATATCCGGGTCAAGAGCCACCTGGGGCAACCGTTTCGCGCCCAGATCGCCTTTCAGGCTGAGTCGGATGATCAGGTCGATAGCAGCTGCGTAAGGGTACTGCCCATCGAGCAGAGCACTGCCAGTCTGCCCTTTTCAAACACGCGCATCCAGGTGGAATCCCGTGGCAATGGCCAAGGCAGAATCCGCCTGTCCACACTGCAAGGCATCACTGAGCCTGTGCTGCGGTTTGCAGTGCAGTTGAATTGTGGTGGTGGACAGCTGACCCGTGAATACACAGTGCTGATCGATCCCGCCGAGCTGGCGCAGCTTGTTGATGAGCCGGATGAGACCCCTGCGCCGATCAACACAAACCGGGAAACGGTGGTGAGGCAGCCGGGTGTGTCGGCCAAACCAGCCAAACAGCGCCCCCCCATGCCGCCACGACAAGCAGCAGCCCAGACTGCCCAGCTGAGAATTGCGCAAACCGAGGTACCCACCTTGCAGATGGACTCAGCGCCGATGACGCAGGGTTTTCAACTACGGATTTCAGAAACACTGGACCCACAATTCCTGAATCGTCCGCCCTTGAGTGAAGCAGAAAGGAAGCGGCGGCAGGTTCTGTTGCAGACCATGGCCGCCGATGATGCGACTGCCGATATGCTCAGGCTGAACAATCAGATCACCAGTCTGGAAAAGCAGCTATCAGCGTTGCGCCAGCAGCTCGACACCGGCAATGCCAAGTCTGCACCCTCTACGGTGAGCCGCCATCCCTCTGCACCACAGCTCGCTCATGATAGTCCGCACAACCATTGGCCGGTGTGGGTCGATTATCTGCTCTGGATGCTATTGCTGGGCGGCATGGGTGGCGTGGCCTATCTCGTCTATCTGTATCGTGCCCGCCATTTGGCGGATCGCGATCTGGCCACCAATGTGGATGCTACAGACCAAGCCCCACCCAGCCAGGCAAGCGATGACCTGGCGCAACGGGCCGCAGAAAAGGCAGCCACTGCTCATGCCGAAGGCCGTGATGTCAATATCGAACACGACGATATCATCATCGTCAATGACCACGAGCGCTGGCTAATCGAAGAGGCGCAGATCTTTCTCAAACAGGGTTGGCACGATCAGGCGATCTCGCTGTTGGCGGAGGAGGTACAGCGCAACCCCTACCAGCTTGACATCTGGCTGATGTTGTTCGAGATTTTCCAGCGAGACAATGATCGGGCGAAGTTTGCGGAATACGCCGAACGGTTCGAGACCTTGGTCAAAGGGTTGCCCATCTGGCGCACCATTTGTGACATGGGCCGCGCCATCGACCCAGAGAACCCGCTGTATCTGCAAATCGGCTGA
- a CDS encoding chorismate--pyruvate lyase family protein, whose amino-acid sequence MKTRHLHDPWVSFAPAHPRRLRPWLNERGSLTARLISHSKQFCVEVIEQRLKPVQHDEARLVKLNARRKGLVREVVLRCNGVPAVFGHTVVCPQHLRRTWRFLARLGNRSLGSVLFANPLVVRQPLHFQRIDRRHPLYRRMATLFPDLPPTLWARRSVFLLKHSPMLVTEVFLPAVLDLPRNELDSTQTTPG is encoded by the coding sequence TTGAAAACACGCCATCTGCACGACCCTTGGGTTTCATTTGCCCCTGCCCATCCGCGCCGTCTGCGCCCCTGGCTGAATGAGCGTGGTTCGCTGACCGCCAGGTTGATATCGCACAGCAAACAATTCTGTGTCGAAGTCATCGAGCAGCGCCTCAAGCCAGTTCAGCACGATGAAGCCCGACTGGTGAAGCTCAACGCTCGTCGCAAAGGGCTGGTGCGAGAAGTCGTGCTAAGGTGTAATGGGGTGCCTGCCGTATTTGGCCATACGGTCGTCTGTCCGCAGCATCTGCGCAGAACGTGGCGGTTTCTGGCCCGACTGGGCAATCGCTCGCTTGGCAGCGTCTTGTTCGCCAATCCGTTGGTGGTGCGACAGCCCCTCCATTTCCAGCGGATCGATCGCCGTCATCCGTTGTATCGTCGCATGGCGACGCTCTTTCCTGATCTGCCTCCCACTTTGTGGGCCAGGCGTTCAGTCTTTTTGTTGAAACACTCACCAATGCTGGTGACAGAAGTCTTTCTGCCCGCTGTGCTGGATTTGCCAAGAAATGAACTGGACTCAACTCAAACAACGCCTGGATGA
- the ubiA gene encoding 4-hydroxybenzoate octaprenyltransferase produces MNWTQLKQRLDDYEKLMRLDKPIGILLLLWPTLWGLWIAAYGTPGWMLIWIFVFGTVLMRSAGCVINDYADRDIDPHVARTKQRPLAARRVTTKETLLLAGTLSICAFLLIWPLNALTKWLSVPALLLAASYPFTKRFLAIPQAYLGIAFSFGIPMTFAAAQDRVPLLAWMLVLVNIFWVIAYDTAYAMVDREDDLKIGIKTSAITFGNKDVAAIVICHLLFLAGMAVIGHLIRMSWVYYTCLGLALALVGYQYYLIKDRIPERCFRAFLDNNWIGLTIFVGTFLHYLLINKRFW; encoded by the coding sequence ATGAACTGGACTCAACTCAAACAACGCCTGGATGACTACGAAAAACTGATGCGGCTGGACAAGCCTATCGGCATTCTGCTGTTGCTGTGGCCCACGCTGTGGGGTTTGTGGATCGCGGCGTATGGTACGCCCGGCTGGATGCTGATCTGGATCTTTGTGTTCGGTACGGTGTTGATGCGTTCAGCAGGCTGTGTGATCAATGACTATGCCGATCGTGACATCGACCCCCATGTGGCGCGTACCAAACAACGGCCATTGGCTGCACGGCGTGTCACCACCAAGGAAACCTTGCTGCTGGCGGGTACCTTGTCGATCTGCGCATTCCTGTTGATCTGGCCTTTGAATGCGCTGACCAAGTGGTTGTCCGTGCCCGCTCTGCTGCTGGCGGCCAGCTACCCTTTCACCAAGCGGTTTCTCGCCATTCCACAGGCCTATCTGGGTATTGCCTTCAGCTTCGGCATTCCCATGACCTTTGCCGCTGCGCAGGATAGGGTGCCATTGCTGGCCTGGATGCTGGTGCTGGTGAACATTTTCTGGGTGATTGCCTATGATACGGCGTACGCCATGGTGGATCGTGAAGATGACCTGAAGATTGGCATCAAGACCTCTGCCATCACCTTCGGCAACAAGGATGTCGCGGCGATCGTCATCTGTCATCTGCTGTTCCTGGCCGGCATGGCAGTGATCGGCCATCTGATCCGGATGAGCTGGGTCTACTACACCTGCCTGGGCTTGGCGCTGGCGTTGGTGGGCTATCAATATTACCTGATCAAGGATCGCATTCCCGAGCGGTGCTTCCGTGCATTTCTCGACAACAACTGGATCGGCTTGACGATCTTTGTCGGCACTTTTCTACATTATCTGCTGATCAACAAACGCTTCTGGTGA